The following are encoded together in the Strongyloides ratti genome assembly S_ratti_ED321, chromosome : 2 genome:
- a CDS encoding Double-stranded RNA-binding domain-containing protein: MIFNEVNSYFQYLKLPSEFSYNSDSEGIFYAIYKHPKITVIGKGKSKKIAKEEACKLLKPHLQSFAKETFGSENVENKLKNIVKTIDKNIEYVQCDNDGNNIKVKCVVGEHETYGVATIFELAKIKSINSMLKIISQSVYCATEKFNWVDILDFLDLSFFKTLLHNICLKNSWILTFDSEKILTNRQYHTRCNIKSTKQNDFSLPSVEDITHTSESKSSGENFIAKEICLKYFRDYNDNINTLLKNQLEQYIKKFYDDEKLDYDIQQISFKPPIFQCFCKFSKLVTEGIHSKKKEAQGIAASKMFQKLCCKNFNNNLSNKKVTKIMPIMNSIKSIKDIVNSEEVDLSIDFNSIKNTILNYHSDLKNVSTKDYIIYKSNVTNYIFIFKYFFLIPDSDIQNCGRSFGVGPTKENAIQQGCCNLLTAITMKKSGTFQKFIAR, encoded by the exons atgattttcaACGAAGTGAATTcgtattttcaatatttaaaacttcCATCAGAATTTTCCTATAATTCAGACAGTGAAGGAATATTTTATGCAATTTACAAGCATCCAAAAATTACTGTTATTGGTAAAGGAAAATCTAAGAAAATTGCTAAAGAAGAAGCatgtaaattattaaaaccaCATTTACAATCATTTGCAAAAGAAACTTTTGGAAGTGAAAACGtggaaaataaattaaaaaatatagtaaaaacTATAGATAAAAACATTGAATACGTTCAATGTGACAATGATGGAAACAATATTAAAGTGAAATGTGTTGTTGGAGAACATGAAACTTATGGAGTAGCGACAATTTTCGAATTAGCGAAAATCAAATCAATTAATTCAATGCTTAAAATCATATCACAATCTGTTTATTGTGCTACTGAAAAATTCAATTGGGTAGATATTCTAGATTTTCttgatttatcattttttaaaacactTTTACATAacatatgtttaaaaaattcatggATCTTGACATTTGACAGTGAAAAGATTCTTACAAATAGACAATATCACACTCGTTGTAATATTAAGTCTACTAAACAAAATGATTTTTCATTACCATCAGTTGAAGATATTACACACACTTCTGAAAGTAAATCATCTGGAGAAAATTTCATTGCTAAAGAAATAtgtttgaaatattttagagattacaatgataatataaatacattactaaaaaatcaattagaacaatatataaaaaaattttatgatgaTGAGAAATTGGATTATGATATACaacaaatatcttttaaaccACCAATATTTCAatgtttttgtaaattttcaaaattagtTACAGAGGGTATtcatagtaaaaaaaaagaagctCAAGGAATAGCAGCAtcaaaaatgtttcaaaaattatgttgtaaaaattttaataataatttatcgaACAAAAAAGTTACAAAAATTATGCCAATTATGAATTCAATAAAGAGTATTAAAGATATTGTTAATTCAGAAGAAGTAGATCTTTCAATTGATTTTAATTCTAtcaaaaatacaattttaaattaccattcagatttaaaaaatgtctCAACTAAggattatataatatataaatctaACGTTacaaattacatttttatcttcaaatattttttcttgatACCTGATTCTGATATACAAAATTGTGGAAGATCATTTGGTGTTGGACCTACGAAAGAAAATGCCATTCAACAAGGATGCTGTAATTTACTTACCGCTATCACAATGAAAAAAAGTGGTACTTTTCA aaagTTCATTGcaagataa
- a CDS encoding Telomerase-binding protein EST1A, with protein sequence MSDASLSMSSDSTNKKVKRPDRPVYKPGMFTKRTLSTVNPISESSEKQKNSKENSNDVSRNDYIDGVNSNGNQKSFKEKSEKNSRREYNRYNFNGNSGNKRGPRHSTGNGSNTSLNYTSGGMSLDNSMQANLDNPKKGNFYNNRTHSKHSYNHPGHFQSNTLGGNRNHGTGYRRRNNSIRSIKSEIVSNSKDDGTNFDAKSVCSSIILNETASISSYTCNNKMNYYASQAPSVNSLATNRKENEISMDSLMMSLESFDWAACMEEENERQMQVTGSNNRIDEVDEEKYKNENEDTNKQDGNVKKSIFERITVLPQSSLDTTNDYLNNKQNSQKNDWSGSSTRINKSDYDKRGSNSKLSKNEFGSWSSLNRERLDKGNKNIKVRSKEDISPNKMKPNNKALKPPPSPRNVGLINKVDGYKSVTGISITQIKGKPSKTVVKGNTLTQISPRKQSVESLNLQVTPPEFDGYEREISMNIKEIKNRPKDVLQIIPSLIKNTLRLANEYKTHITRDIETTYKKQWELKMWKNGFYKVIDLFKQTDVDKNLKSDFQMMYQNFLDAAILYYKELITLYENTYGIRFKEQVPWPYSTDLTNETFLECIIVNEAPYYSLKSKIQITAITSVQRHYLSLSDLYRYKCMAHGLKSYEKAYEYCWLASQLSPTVGRSYNSLGLISLYMILQRDPLRRRLDPIFRHLFSIMVSRDIRDQERYLEMIFFYIRSLAAQFPHKGAKEAMLGTFSDVAGKVKNYNEECMNELFSKHLELNPSKAFENDKEIWRLPEIRTNSRTWSFDLSMEGSLINGVNDFEIISNLQRLSSSKLYKFAITYLVHCAGILNSKIDMESFDLYAEIGLICISALLSRNDSPLSCRQLIEITSFFIYYYYTSKNDETSYLHEQRSHSLQIIMSLFGIFLSVCSDNSSQLSSLIESKHDDLESVKKVLPVITIIYNFIKSDVFLEDLKKFGESVFKTIKTNKFKINLLQYLIDIGNLLVTLRNKNILPSYEHLENKDRKRSSTDGVIVSLPEEIFLLSFDKLFSQKIKVYEIYTHDEEKKKDKKVLGNIVRLNNILQTLEMLFVSTMDFINWDDKNERYWLVNSETDEECKTPTPEKIEENLNASNDNNMIENYRNRIIVEPHYIIPDTNCFIDFSGTIEQLIRSRYFKVTLSYTVIKELRNLSKPVHSKPEVRTKPIKKSNLEADSNHNEWVRKQAKRALKMIDEWFEKYSDYVISLTEDGLLQEELPPSSTVLPVISSINHGIVQKNDDRILQSVINLEKQFSLNESKKNASNSIKNVAMLTEDKALRIKACAEGIPCKSLSDFVMWLRM encoded by the exons ATGAGCGATGCATCATTATCAATGTCATCAGATTCCACTAATAAAAAAGTGAAACGCCCTGATAGACCGGTCTACAAACCAGGAATGTTTACTAAACGAACATTATCTACAGTAAATCCTATTTCGGAGTCTTctgaaaaacaaaaaaattcaaaagaaAATAGTAATGATGTGTCAAGAAATGATTATATTGATGGTGTAAACAGTAATGGAAatcaaaaatcttttaaagaaaaaagtgaaaaa aattcaCGACGAGAATATaatagatataattttaatggaaATAGTGGTAATAAACGCGGGCCTAGGCATTCAACGGGAAATGGTTCTAATACAAGTCTTAATTACACTTCTGGTGGAATGTCATTAGATAATAGTATGCAAGCTAATTTAGATAATCCCAAAAAAggcaatttttataataatcgTACACATTCAAAGCATTCCTACAACCATCCTGGTCATTTTCAATCAAATACATTAGGTGGTAATCGAAATCATGGTACTGGATACAGAAGAAGAAATAATTCTATTAGATCTATTAAATCAGAAATTGTATCAAATTCTAAAGATGATGGGACAAATTTTGATGCAAAATCAGTATGTTCAAGTATTATACTTAATGAAACAGCATCTATATCTTCTTATacatgtaataataaaatgaattattatgCATCTCAAGCTCCTAGTGTAAATTCTTTAGCAACAAatagaaaagaaaatgaaataagTATGGATTCATTAATGATGAGTCTTGAATCATTTGATTGGGCTGCTTGCATGGAGGAAGAAAATGAAAGACAGATGCAGGTAACAGGAAGTAATAATAGAATTGATGAAGTTGATGAAGAAAAGTACAAAAACGAAAATGAGGATACTAATAAACAAGATGGAAATGTTAAGAAGAGTATCTTTGAAAGAATTACTGTACTTCCTCAATCCTCTCTTGATACTACtaatgattatttaaataataaacaaaatagtCAAAAGAATGATTGGAGTGGTAGTAGTAcaagaataaataaatctGACTACGATAAGAGAGGTAGTAATAGTAAGTTATCTAAGAATGAATTTGGAAGTTGGTCAAGTTTAAATAGGGAACGCCTTGATAaaggaaataaaaatattaaagtaagAAGTAAAGAAGATATTTCACCAAATAAAATGAAACCAAATAATAAAGCATTAAAGCCACCACCATCTCCAAGAAATGTGggattaataaataaagttgaTGGTTATAAATCAGTAACTGGTATATCAATAACTCAAATAAAAGGAAAACCATCAAAAACAGTAGTAAAAGGAAATACTTTAACACAAATATCTCCAAGAAAACAATCAGTagaatcattaaatttacaGGTGACACCTCCAGAATTTGATGGATATGAAAGAGAGATTAGtatgaatataaaagaaataaaaaatcgaCCAAAAGATGTACTACAAATAATACcatctttaattaaaaatactttgaGATTGGCTAATGAATACAAAACACATATTACACGTGACATAGAAACAACATACAAGAAACAATGGGAATTAAAAATGTGGAAAAATggtttttataaagtaatagatttatttaaacaaacagatgtagataaaaatttaaaaagtgatTTTCAAATGAtgtatcaaaattttttagatgcTGCTATTTTGTATTACAAAGAATTGATAACATTATATGAAAATACTTATGGAATAAGATTTAAAGAACAAGTACCATGGCCATACTCAACAGATTTAAcaaatgaaacatttttagaATGTATTATTGTTAATGAAGCACCATATTATTCtcttaaaagtaaaatacaAATTACAGCTATTACCTCTGTTCAAAGacattatttatcattaagtGATCTCTATAGATACAAATGTATGGCTCATGGGCTTAAAAGTTATGAAAAAGCTTATGAATATTGTTGGTTGGCATCTCAATTAAGTCCAACTGTTGGACGTTCTTACAATTCTTTAGGTTTGATCTCATTATACATG atCTTACAACGTGATCCATTGCGTAGACGTTTGGATCCCATCTTTAGACATTTGTTCAGTATAATGGTCAGCAGAGATATTCGAGATCAG gaAAGATATTTAGAAAtgatctttttttatattcgaTCTTTGGCTGCTCAATTTCCACATAAAGGTGCAAAAGAGGCAATGTTAGGTACATTTAGTGATGTTGCTggaaaagtaaaaaattataatgaagAATGTATGaatgaattattttctaaacaTTTAGAATTAAATCCAAGTAAAGCttttgaaaatgataaagaaatttgGAGGTTACCAGAAATAAGAACAAATAGTCGTACTTGGTCATTTGATTTATCAATGGAAGGTAGTTTAATAAATGGTGTTAatgattttgaaataattagTAATCTTCAAAGACTTTCAAGTAGtaaattatacaaatttgCCATAACTTATCTAGTTCATTGTGCAGGAATATTAAATTCTAAAATTGATATGGAATCATTTGATTTGTATGCTGAGATTGGATTAATTTGTATTAGTGCACTTTTAAGTAGAAATGATAGTCCATTGTCTTGTAGAcaattaattgaaattacatcattctttatttattattattatacctcaaaaaatgatgaaaCATCATATTTACATGAGCAAAGATCTCATAGCCTTCAAATTATTATGAGTCTTtttggtatttttttaagtgtTTGTTCTGATAATAGTAGCCAATTATCTTCATTAATAGAGTCAAAACATGATGATCTCGAATCAGTCAAAAAAGTTCTTCCAGTAATAACAATAatctataattttataaaatcagATGTATTCTTAGAAGATCTAAAAAAATTCGGTGAATCAGTTTTTAAGACAATAAAGACaaataaattcaaaattaatcttcttcaatatttaatagatattggtaatttattagtaacattaagaaataaaaatatcctTCCATCATATGAacatttagaaaataaagataGAAAGCGTAGTTCAACAGATGGAGTAATTGTATCATTGCcagaagaaatatttttattatcttttgacaaattattttcacagaaaataaaagtatacgAAATTTATACACATGATGaggaaaaaaagaaagataaaAAAGTTCTTGGTAATATTGTtagattaaataatattttacaaacaTTAGAAATGTTGTTTGTTTCTACAATGGATTTTATAAATTGGGATGACAAGAATGAAAGATATTGGTTAGTAAATTCAGAAACAGATGAAGAATGTAAAACACCAACTCCtgaaaaaattgaagaaaatCTAAATGCTTccaatgataataatatgataGAAAATTATAGAAATAGAATTATTGTAGAACCACATTATATAATTCCAGATACAAATTGTTTTATTGACTTTAGTGGAACAATTGAGCAATTGATAAGATCTCGTTACTTTAAAGTTACCCTATCATATACtgtaataaaagaattaagaAATTTATCTAAACCTGTTCATTCAAAGCCTGAAGTACGTACAAaaccaataaaaaaatctaatttAGAAGCAGATTCTAATCATAATGAATGGGTTAGAAAGCAAGCAAAAAGAGCCTTGAAAATGATAGATGAATGGTTTGAAAAATATTCAGACTATGTAATTTCTTTAACAGAAGATGGTTTGTTGCAAGAAGAATTACCACCATCTTCAACAGTTCTTCCTGTAATATCTTCAATTAATCATGGAATTgtacaaaaaaatgatgatagAATTTTACAAAGTGTTATCAATTTGGAAAAACAATTTTCATTAAACGAAAGCAAAAAAAATGCTAGcaattcaattaaaaatgttgcTATGCTTACAGAAGACAAAGCATTAAGGATTAAAGCTTGTGCAGAAGGAATTCCCTGTAAAAGTTTAAGTGATTTTGTCATGTGGTTGAGAATGTAG